One Natrinema marinum genomic window carries:
- a CDS encoding polymer-forming cytoskeletal protein produces the protein MSSRGESQASVPEKRGQSAVLGLIVLIGLVAVVSIGMLLVAGDATTDVEQDAETERVEQSFLELSQELETASSARDAAREMALDIDGGRDAIQYRDAGEITIALGTNDSNPFTRDLGAIEYVADDGTKIVYQGGGVWRQTETGVTPISEPNVQYGDGTLNVPIPRIASDQRLESGSIRMAAGNTSRVHPGSLEEPVTITITSEYYEWWETHFEDELAVGTVTTDDSAERVTVTVEPPIDPSLGVDANFDQALTIDGTLATSSGGTTTGDVRASESVEVNSDVDGNVLSEGDVHVTTSTNQVTGDVVAEGDIQIDSDVQGDVIAGGNISVASSASTVGGNVVAGGDVTVDNGPSIGNDVYSNGSITTGWNSIGGELYATGSISAPSTPPSDEHENVSDIDGPISGTYGTGLDGLLSDRLGPDANREPLDDAINGMVSAGETGGETFRTIESGDTLEAGTHYVDQIDASSNGPHNTVTFDVQDGDINVIVRNDISLAANGQIRVANADSGNVVRFYSAGNFSMQGGTSLCPTTSNNCPNSNRDAKVLQFYGTSNSTYTFNGNSVFHGLIYAPSDDDDNVAVAGGGSLELFGSVVAGGFETNGNTELTYDDTLENRYEEPTDPTADGSSDSGSVVEYLNITVYELRVENE, from the coding sequence ATGTCTTCGAGGGGCGAAAGTCAAGCGAGTGTCCCGGAGAAACGCGGCCAATCCGCAGTGCTCGGGCTCATCGTGTTGATCGGGTTGGTCGCCGTCGTCAGCATCGGCATGTTGCTCGTGGCCGGCGACGCGACGACCGATGTCGAGCAGGATGCGGAAACCGAACGGGTCGAGCAGTCGTTCCTCGAGCTCAGCCAAGAACTCGAGACGGCGTCGTCGGCACGGGACGCCGCTCGAGAGATGGCGCTCGATATCGACGGCGGTCGGGACGCGATCCAGTATCGCGATGCCGGCGAGATCACGATCGCGCTCGGGACTAACGATTCGAATCCGTTCACGCGTGATCTGGGTGCGATCGAATACGTCGCCGACGACGGGACCAAAATCGTGTATCAGGGAGGCGGCGTCTGGCGGCAGACCGAAACCGGCGTGACGCCGATTTCGGAGCCGAACGTCCAATACGGTGACGGCACCCTCAACGTTCCGATTCCGCGGATCGCCAGCGATCAGCGCCTCGAGAGCGGCTCGATACGGATGGCGGCGGGGAACACGAGCCGCGTTCACCCGGGCTCGCTCGAGGAGCCCGTCACGATCACCATCACGAGCGAGTACTACGAGTGGTGGGAAACCCACTTTGAGGACGAACTCGCGGTCGGAACCGTCACGACGGACGATAGCGCGGAGCGCGTGACGGTAACGGTCGAGCCGCCGATCGATCCATCGCTCGGCGTCGACGCGAACTTCGATCAGGCGTTGACTATCGACGGGACGCTGGCGACGAGCAGCGGCGGGACGACGACCGGTGACGTTCGCGCATCGGAGAGCGTCGAGGTCAACTCCGACGTCGACGGTAACGTGCTCTCGGAGGGCGACGTACACGTAACAACCTCGACGAATCAGGTGACCGGCGATGTCGTCGCCGAGGGCGACATCCAGATCGACTCCGACGTACAGGGCGATGTCATCGCGGGCGGCAACATCTCCGTCGCATCGTCGGCCAGTACCGTCGGCGGCAACGTCGTCGCCGGCGGCGACGTGACCGTCGACAACGGCCCCAGCATCGGAAACGATGTCTACTCGAACGGGTCGATCACGACCGGCTGGAACAGTATCGGTGGAGAGCTGTACGCCACCGGCTCGATTTCCGCTCCCAGCACACCCCCGTCCGACGAACACGAGAACGTCTCGGATATCGACGGCCCGATCAGCGGGACCTACGGGACTGGGTTGGACGGGCTCCTCTCGGACCGGCTCGGTCCCGACGCGAATCGGGAGCCTCTAGACGACGCGATCAACGGTATGGTTTCGGCCGGGGAAACCGGCGGCGAGACGTTCCGAACGATCGAATCGGGAGACACCCTCGAGGCGGGTACGCACTACGTCGATCAGATCGACGCCAGTTCGAACGGTCCGCACAACACGGTGACATTCGACGTGCAAGATGGCGATATCAACGTCATCGTCCGCAACGACATCTCGTTGGCCGCGAACGGGCAGATACGCGTCGCGAATGCCGACTCTGGGAACGTCGTTCGCTTCTACTCAGCTGGCAACTTCTCGATGCAAGGTGGTACCAGCCTCTGCCCGACGACGAGCAACAACTGCCCGAACAGCAATCGGGACGCGAAGGTCCTCCAGTTCTACGGCACCTCGAACTCGACGTATACGTTCAACGGAAACTCGGTGTTCCACGGGCTCATCTACGCCCCGTCGGACGATGACGACAACGTGGCCGTCGCAGGTGGTGGCTCGCTGGAACTATTCGGCTCCGTCGTCGCCGGTGGCTTCGAAACGAATGGCAACACCGAACTCACCTACGACGATACGCTCGAGAACCGATACGAGGAGCCGACGGACCCCACAGCGGACGGCTCGAGCGATAGCGGATCGGTCGTCGAGTATCTGAACATCACCGTCTACGAACTCCGCGTCGAGAACGAGTGA
- a CDS encoding vWA domain-containing protein: protein MNRTGRESSVTGPSERGANEQVGLILLIGLVIIAGSLVVAAGMVALDAVQMQASGEQSEQEMRQFDKDLQTAMLDNTTGPVHAPGGEISDEGTITITASNGYGDTESESITMGTLHKKDDAGNVLAHQAGGAWRKTGESSSVVSKPSIRYYTEQAGGNEVGRIDVSVTNLEGNVKSGTNRVTKRPSSTNGLNVSNITFVSHVAIEVSDTPYHDAWYRFLKTEFEASSANTCDISDGSDKNVICHDEANREVTVIATIDGTNPFANHVGIDPTVYGGLYADRITGNYDSALTVRGYDNHNISNRSADLFAVNNDLKMKGGAKVTGIPVVNEHLSVISGQPNISPLAYAAALDRGGHPGHPGSWRYDYINTTADGSTAAFWLTSQHDSLVANMSKPFDSVDMIDSNVENGALDYLENNPNVTDIESYGSTTVDSGLYYGDDLNSGIDTINTSDGDVHIGIGNGGGPLELSDLQITGNNRAYIYTESNVDIRQDIEVPGNRAGALWVYSSSSSTIDVERDYEGVVYAPGSHVTIDDGVEITGAVVGGTTNLRGDATINFDRTLRTDVPIPTENRNISIEADRTRDPLDVTFVLDRSGSMGQVHDSGTVSDNNWQTTPISTGGYTTGIVDPEANYSLEVRECWGPWGCSSPTTVDPGDSTQLSDSWPQTEVRVANGTCTSCEVDVFQIDTDSSDPFGLRANATKKFIRMMNRSNDDRAGVFEFNSNGHELHSLSRDLDDVRDSVSVTAGGGTDISSGMERAIDEYSATPTPGRDRIMIVLSDGENSNSAADSRTRAQAQRAENRGITVYTIGLGENNINKPLLRDAATDDGEFHMIDNASQLEDIFEGIANREIQQEDDLSFDISVSPTMSGTSSDYVVNVDTQTVRING, encoded by the coding sequence ATGAATCGGACGGGGAGAGAATCATCGGTAACGGGGCCATCGGAGCGAGGAGCGAACGAACAGGTCGGGTTAATTCTGCTGATCGGATTAGTGATTATAGCAGGGTCGCTCGTGGTTGCCGCCGGAATGGTTGCACTGGATGCTGTTCAAATGCAGGCATCGGGCGAACAGAGCGAACAGGAGATGCGGCAGTTCGACAAGGACCTCCAGACAGCGATGCTGGATAACACCACTGGACCAGTGCATGCCCCGGGAGGGGAAATATCCGATGAAGGGACGATCACGATCACTGCCTCGAACGGATATGGGGACACGGAAAGCGAAAGTATAACAATGGGCACACTTCACAAAAAAGACGACGCAGGAAACGTATTAGCCCATCAAGCCGGTGGCGCCTGGCGCAAAACGGGGGAGAGTTCGAGCGTCGTTTCGAAGCCGAGTATCCGATACTATACCGAGCAGGCCGGCGGAAACGAGGTCGGTCGAATCGATGTCTCGGTGACGAACCTGGAGGGCAACGTCAAGAGTGGTACCAACCGAGTAACGAAACGTCCGTCGTCAACGAATGGCCTCAACGTAAGCAACATCACCTTCGTCAGTCATGTCGCGATCGAGGTCTCCGACACACCGTATCACGACGCCTGGTACAGGTTCCTGAAAACGGAGTTCGAAGCCTCGAGCGCGAACACCTGTGATATCAGCGACGGTAGCGACAAGAACGTCATCTGTCACGACGAGGCCAACCGCGAGGTCACCGTTATCGCGACCATCGACGGCACGAACCCGTTCGCGAATCACGTCGGGATCGATCCGACGGTCTACGGGGGGCTATACGCCGACAGGATCACTGGGAACTACGATTCGGCGCTGACCGTGCGCGGATACGATAACCACAATATCAGCAACAGGTCGGCGGATCTGTTCGCTGTCAATAATGATCTTAAGATGAAGGGAGGCGCTAAAGTCACCGGAATCCCTGTCGTCAACGAACACCTGTCGGTTATCAGCGGCCAGCCGAACATCTCACCGCTCGCGTACGCCGCCGCACTTGACCGGGGAGGCCACCCGGGGCATCCTGGATCGTGGAGATACGACTACATCAACACCACTGCGGACGGATCGACGGCCGCGTTCTGGCTGACCAGCCAGCACGATAGTCTCGTTGCGAACATGTCGAAGCCTTTCGACAGCGTCGATATGATCGACTCGAACGTCGAGAACGGGGCACTCGACTATCTCGAGAACAACCCTAACGTGACCGATATCGAGAGTTACGGAAGCACCACCGTCGATTCGGGGCTCTACTACGGTGATGATCTGAACAGTGGTATCGATACGATCAACACCTCCGACGGAGACGTTCATATCGGGATCGGCAACGGTGGCGGCCCACTCGAACTCTCGGATCTTCAGATCACGGGCAACAACCGGGCCTACATCTACACCGAGAGTAACGTCGATATCCGACAAGACATCGAGGTTCCGGGCAATCGGGCGGGCGCACTCTGGGTCTACAGTTCGAGCAGTTCGACTATCGACGTGGAGCGGGATTACGAAGGGGTAGTTTACGCGCCAGGAAGCCACGTCACGATCGACGACGGTGTCGAGATCACCGGTGCGGTCGTCGGCGGGACAACCAATCTTCGCGGCGACGCAACGATCAACTTCGATCGGACGCTTCGGACCGACGTTCCGATCCCGACGGAGAATCGCAATATTTCGATCGAAGCGGACAGAACGAGAGATCCGCTCGACGTGACGTTCGTGCTCGATCGGTCCGGCTCGATGGGGCAAGTGCACGATAGCGGTACCGTCTCAGATAACAACTGGCAAACTACGCCAATTAGCACTGGCGGGTACACTACCGGCATCGTCGACCCTGAGGCAAACTATTCCCTCGAAGTTCGAGAGTGTTGGGGGCCCTGGGGGTGTTCGTCACCAACGACAGTCGATCCCGGTGATTCAACCCAGCTAAGCGACAGTTGGCCGCAGACGGAGGTCCGCGTCGCTAACGGAACGTGTACGAGTTGCGAAGTCGATGTATTTCAGATCGATACCGACTCCAGCGATCCCTTCGGCCTCCGAGCGAACGCGACAAAGAAGTTCATCAGGATGATGAACCGGTCGAACGACGACCGCGCAGGCGTCTTCGAATTCAACAGTAACGGACACGAACTCCACTCGCTGAGCCGCGATCTCGACGACGTCCGCGACAGCGTCTCGGTCACGGCCGGCGGAGGGACGGACATCTCGAGCGGGATGGAACGCGCAATCGACGAGTACAGTGCCACGCCGACGCCCGGTCGGGATCGGATCATGATCGTACTCAGTGACGGTGAAAATAGCAATTCTGCAGCGGACAGCCGAACGAGGGCACAGGCACAGCGAGCAGAGAACCGGGGTATCACCGTCTACACGATCGGACTCGGTGAGAACAATATCAACAAGCCGCTCCTGCGGGACGCCGCCACCGACGACGGCGAGTTCCACATGATCGACAACGCGAGCCAGCTCGAGGACATCTTCGAGGGGATCGCCAACAGAGAGATTCAACAGGAGGATGACCTCTCGTTCGACATCAGCGTCTCGCCCACAATGAGCGGTACCTCGAGCGATTACGTCGTCAACGTCGACACGCAAACGGTGAGGATAAACGGGTAG